In Paenibacillus xylanilyticus, the genomic window TGAGCAGAAAGGCAAAAGCAGGTGTATGGGTTACCGTACTGGCTGTACTCGGCATCTTTGTGGGGTGTTTTATCTGGTATTTCAATACGGCTTCGGGTGAGCGGGCGCTGAAAACGATGAGATCCAACAACTCCGGGGGTCTGGAGCGGGTCGTTAAGGTGTACAGTGACTCCGGTGAGCTGATACAGACCTACGAAGGGAAAATCGATGTGCAGGATACGGAATATGGCAATAAAGTGTTATTTGATCTGAATGGAAAACGTGTTGTGATCTACAACGCAACGGTTATTACAGAAGAGAAATAACATGGAAACGAAAAAATATCTTGGAGTCTAACTTGAGACACACATTTTCATATATGGAAAATAAAGGAACTTAAGATAAACCAATTTGGAGGTGAGAGGGGCATGTTCATGGAAATGCTAATGGCTCTAGTCGCAATCCTAGGTATGGGTGTGTTCTATGCTGTGCTTGTGTATTACCTCGTTCGTCTCATCTCCAAAAAAGCGTTTAAGCTTACGCTAACCAAGGCTGAGTCTATTGAAATTCTGGTTTGGCTGGGGATAGCGTTCTTCGGTATTGTGATGATTGTTAAGCAGAATTGGAATCTGTTCATACCGGTAGTTCTTCTGCTGGTCTCCATGGTTAACTTGCGGCGTTCCAATCGGAAATACCGGGAGATGGAGAACCATGAATAATCAAAAAATCAAGGAGGTAGGTTACTGTGAAAATGGGCAAAACATCCGATACGTCCGGGTTAACATACGTCGCCTCCCTATCTGACGAATTACAGCCTGTTTTCGAACAGGCTGAAATGAAGTATCCGGCATGTGATATCGAGCTGTTTTTTGTTTTTCGCTGCCTGCCGGAAGAATATGAACGAAAGTCTTCGGTCAGATATGCCAAAAAGGAGCAGGTGCTTTATTTTGACATGACGGTTAACGAGGACCTTTACAAAAAGTTCAGTAAAAGAAGACAACGGTTTGATTTAAGTCATTCCTTTTATGCTTTTTTGAGTGAGAAGATAAAGAAATACAAAATAGCGAATTTGGATCATGCAGCGTTTCTGAATGACATGGAAGTTTGGCTCAAAGAAATCGGTTGGCTGGAGCCTGAAATATATGTGGAAGAAGATGTAACAGCTTATTGAAGAAGGCATACAGTCGTAATGAATGGTTTCCAGTTTCCATACATATTAGAAAAGTAAATAAAAACAGGCCCTCTTTCGAGGGCCTATTTTTCATGGGAGAGGAGAAACCGGACGAAGAGCTTATGGGGAAACGTAAGTCTTCTCCGCGGTTGTCTACGACACTTGTGATGTCGATAATTATAGAATGGCCGAAATGTTTCCTTTTTATACATGTTAAATTAAAAAAAATGTCTTTCGACGTATTGTCGGATACTGAACGGACAAGTCTGTCGTATTCTACGTGGTCGTCCAATCAAATGCTTGTATAGATATTTTTTTTCAAGATATGAAGGTAGATTGGCGAAAGATAATACTGGAATTTATGTTAATTAGTAAAGGGGAATGCTATAACATCAATTAATATGGGCAATATTAATCTTTTCTCAAAAAGTCATTTTGATCATCTGATTGTTCTTAATGAGAATGACAGAGAATAGATTATTTTGTCGATTTTTGTGGGTGAAATTATTGTTTTTAAGGACTTTATAACCAAAATAGTAATATTTTATATACTTTTACTCCGAATATAGTTATTGTTTAATAAGTTAATTCGATAAGTTCTATAGAGAAACCAAGTGGTTTGATTCAAACGTATAATTATAAGAGAACGATTTGGTTCTATAGTTTCTTGTTAAATTAATTTGAGGTTTAATAATAACTTAACGGAGGGAAAAAGAAATGAAAAAACTTATTGCTTCCATTGGAGCTGCGTCAATGCTACTTGTAGCCTCTAATTCAGTCTTAGCAACTCCATTACATGATTCGAATGACTCAAGTTTATTAAGTAGTGTTGGACAATTGTCAGAACAGGATATCTTTGTAGAACTTCAAAATATCGACAATAAGTATGAAGTTGGAGATGTATTGAGTGAAGAAGATGCGAATTTTATTAAGGAGTACGCTCCTATTAGATTAAATCAAGAAAAAAATAATAGTATCCAAACAATGGCAGCGGAAACATCATTATTCGAAGGATATAAGAGTAATAGTTTCATTAATGGTGGGATTCAAGGTTTTTTCCAAATGTCCAAAGGCACAATAAATCATTCGCTTCGAACCCAAATGACCACCTACGATAGGGATATGAAAATAAGACCTAAAATAACGAATAGTGTAACCTTTTCTGGATACGGCGTTGTTGGAAGTGATGGCCTTATTGGTAAAATAGTAGGTTTCACACAAACTAACTCATGTACCCAAACTAGAGAATGTACCATGGATAGAACTACGCCATTCTCAGGTGTTTTAGCATATGGAAATGCTGCTCCGGTAGGACAAATATTTAATTCAGCAAATACTGAAGCAAATAGTGTAACAATTAGCACTGTAAAGCCTTGGTAAATTGTCAGTTATTAAAAACGTGAATGTTGACATTCACGTTTTTTTATATAATTTACTGAGCGATCCACGGTTTAAGTATTACTTTCGCTACTAAGGAGGAGATGAACATGAGCTGGTTTTATTGGCCTGAATTTATAATTCTTTCTTTTGGTTTGTTAATATTTTTATTTGGTTTATACTCTATATTTCGTAGATTTTCGAGACTTAAAAAGAGAGTTTCTCAATTAGAAAATAAAAAAAAGACATGAATGATCAAGAATTATAGTCATTCTCTTCAATAATAGACAACTTTAGTTTTGCAGCGGGAAAATATATATTTAGGCTAAAATCATAGTGAGATAAATTTATAAATCTTATTAGGGGAATTTATCTAAAATGCAATTTACAGCATATCGTTCTAATGATGATGAATTAAGTTTAGAGTTTAAGGATTTATAAGTTTCTTTGAAAAGATTTGTGAGAGGATCTATAAACCCGGGCCTTTTTAAGGCCCAAGTTTAATTAGATCAAGTGTTAATGAGTTCCCCATACTCAACTTGAGCAGGATTCATGCATTGATATTTATATGATCCATCAACACGAAATAGCTCGTGGTAAAGGAAGTATGTCTACATAGCTGTTTTATAACTACTTTACTAATGCAATGATCTAAATATAGTTGGATTGGAGTTCTTTTTTTCAAATAAGGTCTTTATGTGGTACGATAGCTGTATCAATAAACTTACATAGAGAGAAAAGGTGACTCATCAGTGAGAGTGGTATCCGGGAGTGCGAAAGGCAGACCGCTGAAGGCTGTTCCTGGCAATGGAACACGTCCGACCACCGACAAGGTGAAGGAAGCGCTGTTTAGCATGATTGGCCCTTATTTTGAGGGCGGTACAGCATTGGATTTGTTTGCGGGTAGTGGTGGTCTCGGAATTGAGGCGCTGAGCCGCGGCATGGACAAGGCTGTTTTTGTTGATTTGGAATCCAAAAGTATTGAAGTGATCCGCGCCAATCTGAAGGCAACCAAGCTGGAGGATCAGGCAGCTATATACCGTAATGATGCAGGTCGTGCGTTAAAAGCACTTGCCAAGCGAACGACACGCTTTGATCTGGTGTTTCTCGATCCGCCTTACCGGATGAAAAACGGGGATGAGCTGATGCTTACGATGCATGAACTTGAACTGCTTAAACCGGAAGCGACGATCGTGCTTGAATATGAATCCAAATATAGTTACCCTGAGCAATTCGGCCCGTTTGAACAAACGCGCAAGGCTGTGTATGGGGAGACAGCTGTGTCCATCTATAATTATGCACCTGAGGCATCGAATGATGGAGAAAACAGCATAGCAGAAGAGGAGGCTCCTCATGACTGAAATGATACACAGGCAGGAACGGATTGCCGTATATCCCGGGAGTTTTGATCCTGTAACGATGGGCCATCTGGACATTATCGCCAGGGCGTCCAAGCAATTTGACCGCGTCATCGTGGCTGTACTGAATAATATGAGCAAAAATCCACTGTTCACGGTGGAAGAGCGTAAAGCGCTCATTACAGAAGTTACAGGCCATCTGTCTAATGTGGAAGTGGATAGCTTCCGTGATCTGACAGCCAATTATGTTCGGCAAAAGGAAGCTCAGGTCATCGTTCGTGGTATACGCTCCGTGACTGATTTCGAATATGAGCTGCAGCTTGCTTCGACCAACAGCAAGCTGAACCCGGATGCGGAAACCATCTTTATGATGACCAATCCGAAATATTCGTATTTGAGCTCCAGTATCGTCAAGGAAATTGCTCATTACCATGGAGATGTAACCGATCTGGTGTCCCCGGAAGTGGAAACGGCACTACGCCGGAAAATCAGCGAGAAAAACGGCGGTTAAACCAGTGGGTCAAGCCCGACAGGCTGATCATAACGGCAAGAATGATCGCAAGTCCGATACAGACTGCCGGGAAGCTGCTCCATAAAATCTCTGCCGCAGCGGTGCTGCCTTCAAGCTGGGATTGCAGCGGCAGCAGAGTTGTCTCATCAGCGACTGCAGAAGGCCAGAACGGAGCCCATACCTCTGCACTATAGCGGCTGAAGGGTATCCAGAGGAAAACACTTAATGAAAAGGCAGTCAATGCATGAAGGAAACGTACAGCAGCAAAATAGATCATGCTTTTGCCTGCCATTCCGGCGGATTTCATCACAGCGGAGACTTGTAAATGGGAGCACAGTCCACCCCAACCAAGAACCGCAGCAATCAGGGGAATTGTAAGCAAGGGAGCCCATGGCGTTTGACTTAAATGGTATGTGCCCAAATGCACTTCCAATACAGAAGGCCAGAGGGCAGCCGAACTGCCGGGTGTGATGTATAGGCCCAGAAGTCGTATGAACACGGCAAAACCGATGATGTAACCACCAGTCATCATTAGCGTCTGAACCGCATGAGACACGGTGTCACCCAGCAGTTTGCCGAACCCGCGGCCATCTCGGGCCTGGGCTTCACGGGCTGCGTTCATCATTTGAAACCAAAGCCCTTGGTGCTGGCTTCGCTTGGGGGGACTGACTGTAGTGGACTGTTTGTGATGACTGCGATTGAAACGAATGGCAATGATTGCAGCAATCCATCCACTGAGCCAATGAATTATAAGCAGAAAGTATCCGGCAGCAGGCTGGTGAAGAAAAGCGGCACCTATGACCAAAATGATCATCATCGGATTGGTGAAATGAGCTGCAGCGACCAGAATAATGGCCTGTTTGCCGGTTATTTGCTGATCCCGAACCAAACGGGACGCTGTGTCCGCCCCAGCAGGAAATCCTCCGCACATGCCGACGGCAAGGGCTAGTCCAGCTTCGCCGGGGAGGCGAAACCAACGCTGCATCAGGGGTCCCAGCAAGACGCCGAGAGCGTCTGTAAAACCAAATGCAGTGAGCATTTGCGACAGCATCAAAAATGGGAGCATTGCCGGGAAGATAATTTTCCACCAGATGTCCAATCCTTGAATGGAGGCATCGAAGGCATCTTTTGGAGATACAACTACAGCGACGACCAGTAACAAAGCGCCGGTACTAAGTAGTACCGACCTGATCGGGTTGGATCCTGTAACCTCGGTCTGCATTGTCATCGTTTCACCTCATATGAAATAGCGCCGATTCATTCGGCTGCAGTAATCGGATTGGACGGCCGAATGACGTCCAGGGGACGCTTCGGCCTTGACCGGACAAGCGACAGCATACTGCGGCCTATCCGGCCTGTACCATTGTATGCGTGAGATTGAGGATGTTAGACTTATAATTATAGAAGAAACGCAAAGAACGGGGGCTCATGCGATGAATCGGATTCGAAAATCTGGCGGCTTCAGAGCTTCGATCTTTGTGATCGTGGTGGCTCTGGTTGTCTATGTTGCAGTGTATATGCCAACGCCATACATCATCTATATGCCTGGCAGCGCGGATGAAGTAAAACCAATGGTTACGGTTAAGGATGGGGACCAGGAAGAACGTGGTGTATTCATGATGACGACGGTGTCGGCAACGTATGCCAATGTGTTTTTGCTGGGTACGTCCTTGTTTAACCGAAATATGCAGATTGACAAAAAGGAAGACCGCCTGCAAGGAAAAACGGAAGCAGAGTACTCTGCCGAACAGGTATGGTTCATGAGCGATTCCCAATCTTCCGCCATGGAAGCGGCTTACGAGCAGGCGGGGGTTAAGTATTCCATCGTTCCTGAACATATCTTCGTGTTTGGTTTATCGGAGGATCCGAAACCCCAAGGAGATATTGCTCCTGGCGACATTATCCTCGGCGTGAATGGCACAGCTACACCGGATAACACCGTATTATCGGCCCAGTTGAAGGATAAAAAAGTGGGAGATACGGTAGAAATGCAATTGGAACGCGAAGGCGAGACGATTAGCCGTGATGTGAAGCTGATTGAAGTAAAAGACAGCAAAACGGGTGCTACCCGGCCTGGGTTGGGTGTAATGATTGGAACCGTACAGAAAGTAAAACCCGAAGATTCGAATAAACAAATTACGTTTACGGATACTCAGGTTGGCGGTCCTTCCGCCGGATTGATGTTTACCCTGGAAATTTATAATCAGCTTACTCCCGGGGATCTTACCCAAGGTCACCGAATTGCGGGCACGGGCACGATCACCAAAGAAGGCGTAGTCGGTCCCATTGGTGGTGTGGTGCATAAAATCGTTGCTGCGGATCGAAAAGAAGCGGAGATTTTCTTCGTTCCAAAACAGAATTATCAGGAAGCTGAAGCCAAAGCCGAACAGATTGGCACTAAAATGAAGCTGGTTCCTGTGAATACGGTAGATGATGCCCTCGCTTATCTAAAAACACTATCCGCCAAATCATAAAAGCTTGATATGGATAATGTGATTAGAAGCAAGCGCGTTATCAAGGAAAGAATGAGCAGACCAATTGAAATCCCCTATGCGATCGTTTGAATAAACGACACGGCATAGGGGATTTTTTGATAAGAACATTTATGAACAATTTATTTACAATACAATATTTAGCAACGAACTGGCGGCTCATAATAGTCGCTGTACATGGTTCGTGTGTCCGTCTGCTCATAAGAGAGGGCATATGCTGCTTGTGCCTGCACATCAAGCTCCAGCTGATTGTGAGTAAAGGCAGACGGTTTCAGCACAACAGGCAGGGACGAGGCCGTTTTCATCTGTTTCAAGAGACTTTGTCCCCGTGAATTGAATCCAAGGACACGAAGATAACCAGGGCCTTCCGCAAGCTTGTCCGGGGTAAATTCAGCCTTGGCATGATTCAACAGAATATGGGTCAACATTCGCTGCAGCTTGGTGCGCGTGTACCGCTTGGTTTTGAGTGCATCCAGCAGCGATTCGACCGTTGGCTCCGGAAGCTGGGCCAGTGTGCGGAGCAGCCTGTGCTCCAATCCTTCCGTGACTTCGGCGACATTTGCCAGCTCGGAGGCACGGCGGGTCGCCGCGGTGTGCAGCAGCGGCTGGGCGAAGCGCTCCCAGTGCACGGGAGCGCGTCCTGCTTGCCATTCGCGCTGCAGAATGGCAAGTGTTGCCGCCGGCACGTACGGCGCGGCGGCTTGGGGCCCGTCCGCCATCAGCAGGCGGCGGACGGCTGTTGCACTGGCGATCGCCCCCGGTCCGGGCGTCGCCTCATGATACGCGGCACCGGTGCGTGCCGTCGTCAAGGGCTGGATCGCGCTGCCGAGTCGTTCCAGCGCGATCAGGTAGTGCAGCCCAAGCGAATTGTTGGGCTGCCCGAGCAGTGCGGCGGCGGCAACTTCGCTCACGCCGCCGGGCGCCAGCGCTGCCGCAGCGCCTGCGTACGCGGCGGGGTAGCTGGCGCCTTCCCGCAGGCGGCGCGCGATGTTCTCGCGCAGCCCTGCGGGCTCCACAGCCAGCACGCGCGCAATGCGCTGCAGGCTGTCCAGGTCGCCGGACTCGCTGCCGAAGCAGAGCGAGTCCACGACCCCGGTGCGGTGCAGCAGCGAGACCGCACCGAAGGCAAACCATTCCGCCGGTTGTACCGCATAGGCAACCGGCAGCTCAATCACCAGATCGGCGCCTGCGTGCAGCGCCATCTCCGTACGAGCCCTTTTGCCCACAATGGCGGGTTCCCCCCGCTGGAGAAAAGGGCCGCTCATGACGGCCACAAGGGCATCTGCACCGCTTAGCCGTCTGGCTTCATTTAAGTGATAGACATGTCCGTTATGCAGCGGATTATATTCAACAATTACACCTACAGCTTTCATCAGCGTGCACTCCTTTCAATAACAAGGTTGTGTATGTACAATACCTGACTGGGGATTTTGTTCAAATGGGTCGTTTAATGTCATTACTGCTTCACCGAGCAGAAACGTCTTGCTTAATAATAGGGGATACGAGCGTCGTTATTCAAATAAAAGCGTTAAGAAAACGCCAAAAAAGCACGGTGTCGCATTCGGATGAATACGGTCCGTGCTTTCAGGTGAGTCATGGATGGTCCATTATTATTACTTCTGGAGATAAATTAAATGGCTTCCGACGCAGGAATCAGGTTTGTTTTGGGTCCAAAGAACTCATAATGAATATTCTCAGGTGAAACGCCAATCTCGCCTAGTGCCGCATACATCGCCTGCATAAAGAGGACAGAACCGGTCAAATAGTATTCGGATTCCAGAGGCTCGCGGATCAGCTGTGACAGCCAGGCTGCGTCAATATAACCCTCTCTGTGAAAACGCGATTGCTCGCGGTCATCTGGGGTCGGTTGTGCATAACAATAAAATGCCTGTATGTTCTCATGCTGTTCAGCCAATGTATTTACATGATCACGAAAAGCATGAACTTCGCCATTCAGGGCAGCATGAACAAAAGTGACGGAACGCTGGACATGACTGTCAACCAGCGTGTTCAACATGCTGATCATCGGAGTGAGCCCAACGCCACCACTTAATAATACGACATTGCGTGAATCCTCCGTGTTCAGTGTGAAATCGCCCGCAGGAGCAGACAATTCGACCAAGCTTCCTTCTGTGATATGATTATGCAGATAGGTCGATATAACACCATCCGGCCGTTCCATCCGAGCACTCTCACGTTTAACGGAAATACGATAATACGGTTTTCCTGGAGCTTCCGAAAGGCTGTACTGTCTAATTTGGGCATATGCATTCCCCTCGGGTTTCATCCGGAGGCTGATATACTGTCCAGGTAGATATGTGGCTATGGGCTTGCCGTCCGTTGGCATTAGATAAAAGGAAGTAATCAGGTCGCTTTCCTTCACCTTTCTAGCAACCCGGAAGGATCGGAAACCTTCCCAGCCGCCGTTTTGGTTCTCGCTCGCTGTGTACAGGTCCTTCTCTAATCCGATAAAGACACCCGCAATGACATTGTAGGCGTCTGCCCACGCAGCAATAATCTCCTCGGTCGCAGCATCACCCAGCACATCCTTGATCGCTTTCAGCAAATACGTGCCCACGATTTCGTATTGTTCCGGGGCGATGCCAAGGCTGCGGTGTTTGTGCGCGACTTGGTGCACGGCTGGCAGGACTGCGGCGAGATTATCAATATGCAGGGCGGCAGCGTATACCATGTTGGCAAGAGCGGCCTGCTGCCGTCCCTGTTTTTGGTTCGCGTGATTGAAAATATTCAGCAGTTCGTGATGATGTGCAAACATCGTTTTATAGAAATGGCTGGTAATGGCTTCGCCGTGAACTTCAAGTACAGGTACGGTGGATTTGATCACTCGAATTGTATTTTCGCTTAACATGGATTTTTCCTCCTATAAATGGATTGACGAATTAGATGGATACCCTTGCGCCATGGATCTATTATGCGTGGCACATAGCAAGTATAGATAGGGTCTAAAGGGGGACGTGTGATCTACATCACACGAATAATTAAGGAAATGTGTCCGTCAAGCAAGTAAAAGGATTAGCTTGTCGTATGGCGGAGAGAAAGTTTATAATGCGGAAGAGTGTTTTTATCGTTCGGGTATCTTTCTTTCCCAAAAGGGTGTAAAGTTAAAAGTGTTGACAAACGTCTTGGAAAATCGGTATAATGATTTTTGTTTGTTAAGTCAATTTCATAATACTTTTAACGATGAATCGTCAGAATACATACAGTCAAGATATGAAGTGCATAACGATCAGACTTGATCTGTATAACTGCCGTATAGCATTTAACCTGAATTATGAAATTGGTTTCGTTTGGAGTGATGGGAAATGTTATTGCCATTTCGCAAAGTGGCTATCAGTGACCGACCCCTGCAGTTCAATGAACAGTGGGATATTCAGGAACTGATTTCTAACCGACAAGATATCACAGCCGTTACCCCGCTGACTGCGGATTTATCTGCAGAACAAGCAACGGGGGGCGTGGTGGATGTTCATGGCAAAGTGTCAGCAGGAGTGGACATGTTGTGCTCACGTTGTCTCAAGCCGATTAGTGAACATCTTCATATTGATTTTCATGAGCAATTCAAGCAGGGAGAACAGCCGGAGGACTTGCCTGAAGAAGATGATACTGTCTATGTGGATGGAGAGGACATCGATCTGAAGCTATATGCCGAGGAAGCTTTTCTGCTGCACCTACCGTTTATACCGCTATGCAGCGATACATGCAAAGGGCTATGTCCAAAGTGTGGCCATGAGCTGAACGAGGGTGACTGCGGTTGCGATAACGAAGTTATCGACCCGCGGCTTGCAGGGCTCAAGGATTTTTTTAAATGAGCAAATGAAAATCTAGTGTAACAACTACCTGCAAAGGTTGATTTTGATAAGGAGGTGGGAATAATGGCAGTACCTCAACGGAGAACGTCCAAGACGCGTCGCGACAAACGTCGCACTCACTTTAAATTGGCTGTACCGGGCATGGTGAAATGTGAACAATGCGGCGAATTGAAGCTTGCTCACCACGTGTGCAAAGTGTGCGGAACGTACAAAGCAAGAGAGATCATCTCTCAATAATAGTTAGACATCAAGTAGTACTTCATTTCGATGAGGTACTACTTTTTTTGAATGTTCAAATTCATGTTTGTGTTAAGGGCCGGGATGACTTCGGTTGATTGTTTCAAGAAGAAAGATTCGTAGAATGCAGGAGAGCGGCTGTTTAGCAGAGAGTGGTTTTTGCCCGCCCAGTCTTTCTTTTTGACACAGGATGAGATATACTATGCTTTAGTACCAGGTTCTAAGATTTGGGGTTACATAGAGAAGAACCATGAATTCGTATGTTGAATGACCTCTGAAGATCAGAGGCTCCATTATAGAGAACGAAGTGAAATGATAGAACGGACCTGCAGGGGACGCTTTCTTATACGATACAGCGGGGGGTGTCAGGCATCGAACGTGTACCGAAGAGACAGAGGCAGCAGCAATTGACCAAAATGATCGAAGACAATCCGTTTGTGACGGATCAGGAACTTACGCGCCAATTGAAGGTGAGTATTCAAACGATTCGCCTCGACCGTCTGGAGCTGGGAATTCCTGAGCTTCGTGAACGAATGAAACTGATGGCAGAGCGTTCGTATGACCAGGTACGCTCGCTGCCTCTGCATGAGATTATCGGTGATATTGTAGATTTGCAGCTGGACAAAAGTGGAATCTCCTTGTTTGAGATCAAGGAAGAGCATGTATTTTCGAGAACGGGAATTGCTCGTGGTCACTATGTATTTGCCCAGGCTAACTCCCTGGCCGTCGCTGTCATTAATGACGAGATTGCATTGACGGCTTCGGCCGATATTCGATTTGTTCGTTCAGTTCATCTGGCCGAGAAATGTATTGCGAAAGCGTATGTGAGATCGATCTCGGGTCAAAAGGGAAAAGCAAAAGTTGAAGTGTTCACCTATGTAGGTGAGGAAATGGTGTTTCAAGGCAACTTTGTCATCTACCGTTCGGGTGGAGACGACAGCCTAGAGGGAGGTCATCTGGAATGAAAATCGTCATTGATGCCATGGGAGGCGATCATGCACCCCAGGCAACGGTAGAAGGTGCAATAGCTGCGGCCACGGAATGGGCAGATACACAGATCGTGCTTGTTGGCGATGAAGCCAAGCTGGAACCGCTTTTGAATCAGTCAGCGATCAAGCCGGCTAACCTGTCAGTCCGTCATGCTTCGGAAGTGATCGGTTCGGATGACGAGCCTGTTAAGGCTGTTCGTCGCAAAAAGGATGCTTCCATGGTGGTCGCGGGCCGCATGCTTAAGGAAGGCGAAGCGGATGCCATGATCTCTGCAGGTAATACCGGAGCGCTTATGACAACCGGCTTGCTCGTGGTGGGCCGCATGGAAGGTATTGAACGGCCGGCACTCGCCCCGATGATTCCAACAATTGATGATGTTGGGGTACTTGCACTTGACCTGGGTGCCAACATGGATGCCAAGCCCGAACATTTGGCACAATATGGACTTATGGGTAGCTTATATCGTCAGAAAGTACAAGGAGTCGACTCACCCCGGGTGGGATTGCTCAATGTCGGAACGGAGCCGGGCAAAGGGAACGAACTAACGAAGCACGCATATCCGCTGCTGGAGCAGCTACCGATTCGATTTGTCGGTAATGTGGAAGCTCGCGATGTACTTACAGGTGCATGCGACGTGCTTGTCTGTGACGGATTTGCCGGCAACATATTGCTGAAATCGCTGGAAGGCACAGCAGGTGCCATCTTTGCATTGCTTAAGGAACAGTTCTCATCTTCGTTCAAAAGCAAACTGGCTGCAGCGGTGCTGATGCCGGAGCTGCGCGGCCTGAAACGGAAACTGGATTATACCGAGCATGGCGGTGCGCCGCTTCTCGGGTTGAGCAGACTGGTAGTGAAGAGTCATGGATCAGCCGATGGCAATGCGATCAAAAACGCTGTTCGCCAAGCTAGAATTGCAGTGCAGAACCAATTGGTGGAAAGCATATCTAAGGAAATTAGCGGGAAGTGAGTGACGACATGAATAATTTGCGCCCGGTAGGGGTTATTGGTACAGGTAAATATGTACCGGAGAAAATTTTGACCAACAGTGACCTTGAGAAAATGGTAGATACCAATGACGAATGGATCGTTAGCCGCACTGGAATCAAGGAACGTCATATCGCAGCTCCGGATCAGGCCACTTCGGACCTGGCATACGAAGCAGCGATGAAGGCGCTTGAATCTGCTGGAATGACAGGCAGTGATCTGGATCTCATCATCGTAGCCACAATTACGCCAGACTCGGCATTTCCGTCTACGGCCTGCATTTTGCAGGATAAGCTCGGCGCCAAAGGCGCTGCGGCATTTGATTTGTCCGCTGCATGTTCAGGATTTGTATATGGCCTGGCAACAGCAACCAGCTTTATCCAAAGCGGCATGTACAACAACGCGCTTGTTATTGGCGCGGATTGTCTATCCCGGATCACGGACTATACAGACCGTAACACATGTGTATTGTTCGGTGACGGAGCGGGCGCGGTCGTTATTGGTGAAGTTCCTGAAGGTCGCGGATTCAAATCGTTTGACCTTGGAGCGGAAGGTGCTGGTGGCGGCCTGCTTCAACTAGAGGGCGGCGGTTCCCGTCTGCCTGCATCCGCAGAGACAGTTGAGAATAAAAAACACTACATTTACATGAATGGCCGTGAAGTGTTCAAATTTGCGGTGCGTGTAATGGGTACAGCAACGGATGAAGTTCTGCGTAAAGCGGAGTTGGAGCGCACGGACGTGGATCTGTTTGTTCCTCATCAGGCCAATATTCGTATCATTCAATCCGCTATGCAGCGACTTGAGCTTCCGGAAGAAAAAGTGGTTGTCAACGTAGACAAATACGCCAATACTTCGGCAGCATCCATTCCGCTTGCTTTGGTGGAGGCAGCAGAAGAGGGCCGCATGAAAGCCGGTGACACCATCTTGATGGTTGGGTTCGGTGGCGGACTGACTTGGGGTGCATCTGTACTCGTTTGGTAAATTAGTTAGCTGGGAGAGATAAATCTAATGAGCAAAATCGCATTTGTATTTCCCGGACAGGGATCACAG contains:
- a CDS encoding nucleoside recognition domain-containing protein produces the protein MTMQTEVTGSNPIRSVLLSTGALLLVVAVVVSPKDAFDASIQGLDIWWKIIFPAMLPFLMLSQMLTAFGFTDALGVLLGPLMQRWFRLPGEAGLALAVGMCGGFPAGADTASRLVRDQQITGKQAIILVAAAHFTNPMMIILVIGAAFLHQPAAGYFLLIIHWLSGWIAAIIAIRFNRSHHKQSTTVSPPKRSQHQGLWFQMMNAAREAQARDGRGFGKLLGDTVSHAVQTLMMTGGYIIGFAVFIRLLGLYITPGSSAALWPSVLEVHLGTYHLSQTPWAPLLTIPLIAAVLGWGGLCSHLQVSAVMKSAGMAGKSMIYFAAVRFLHALTAFSLSVFLWIPFSRYSAEVWAPFWPSAVADETTLLPLQSQLEGSTAAAEILWSSFPAVCIGLAIILAVMISLSGLTHWFNRRFSR
- a CDS encoding SepM family pheromone-processing serine protease, producing MNRIRKSGGFRASIFVIVVALVVYVAVYMPTPYIIYMPGSADEVKPMVTVKDGDQEERGVFMMTTVSATYANVFLLGTSLFNRNMQIDKKEDRLQGKTEAEYSAEQVWFMSDSQSSAMEAAYEQAGVKYSIVPEHIFVFGLSEDPKPQGDIAPGDIILGVNGTATPDNTVLSAQLKDKKVGDTVEMQLEREGETISRDVKLIEVKDSKTGATRPGLGVMIGTVQKVKPEDSNKQITFTDTQVGGPSAGLMFTLEIYNQLTPGDLTQGHRIAGTGTITKEGVVGPIGGVVHKIVAADRKEAEIFFVPKQNYQEAEAKAEQIGTKMKLVPVNTVDDALAYLKTLSAKS
- a CDS encoding nucleotidyltransferase; the protein is MKAVGVIVEYNPLHNGHVYHLNEARRLSGADALVAVMSGPFLQRGEPAIVGKRARTEMALHAGADLVIELPVAYAVQPAEWFAFGAVSLLHRTGVVDSLCFGSESGDLDSLQRIARVLAVEPAGLRENIARRLREGASYPAAYAGAAAALAPGGVSEVAAAALLGQPNNSLGLHYLIALERLGSAIQPLTTARTGAAYHEATPGPGAIASATAVRRLLMADGPQAAAPYVPAATLAILQREWQAGRAPVHWERFAQPLLHTAATRRASELANVAEVTEGLEHRLLRTLAQLPEPTVESLLDALKTKRYTRTKLQRMLTHILLNHAKAEFTPDKLAEGPGYLRVLGFNSRGQSLLKQMKTASSLPVVLKPSAFTHNQLELDVQAQAAYALSYEQTDTRTMYSDYYEPPVRC
- the rsmD gene encoding 16S rRNA (guanine(966)-N(2))-methyltransferase RsmD — its product is MRVVSGSAKGRPLKAVPGNGTRPTTDKVKEALFSMIGPYFEGGTALDLFAGSGGLGIEALSRGMDKAVFVDLESKSIEVIRANLKATKLEDQAAIYRNDAGRALKALAKRTTRFDLVFLDPPYRMKNGDELMLTMHELELLKPEATIVLEYESKYSYPEQFGPFEQTRKAVYGETAVSIYNYAPEASNDGENSIAEEEAPHD
- the coaD gene encoding pantetheine-phosphate adenylyltransferase — encoded protein: MIHRQERIAVYPGSFDPVTMGHLDIIARASKQFDRVIVAVLNNMSKNPLFTVEERKALITEVTGHLSNVEVDSFRDLTANYVRQKEAQVIVRGIRSVTDFEYELQLASTNSKLNPDAETIFMMTNPKYSYLSSSIVKEIAHYHGDVTDLVSPEVETALRRKISEKNGG